A genomic window from Motacilla alba alba isolate MOTALB_02 chromosome 2, Motacilla_alba_V1.0_pri, whole genome shotgun sequence includes:
- the BAMBI gene encoding BMP and activin membrane-bound inhibitor homolog: protein MDRHSSYIFIWLQLELCAMAVLLTRGEIRCYCDAAHCVATGYMCKSELSACFSRLLDPQNTHSPLTHGCLDSIASTAEICQAKQAQNHSGTTTMSTLECCHEDMCNYRGLHDVLSPSRGDASGQGSRYQHDSSRNLITKVQELTSSKELWFRAAVIAVPIAGGLILVLLIMLALRMLRSENKRLQDQRQQMLSRLHYSFHGHHSKKGQVAKLDLECMVPVTGHENCCMTCDKMRHSDLSNDKILSLVHWGMYSGHGKLEFV, encoded by the exons gtGAAATCAGATGCTACTGTGATGCTGCACACTGTGTTGCAACTGGCTATATGTGCAAATCTGAGCTTAGTGCCTGCTTCTCCAGACTGCTTGATCCTCAGAATACACATTCCCCACTTACTCATGGCTGCTTGGACTCTATTGCAAGCACAGCTGAGATCTGCCAAGCCAAACAAGCACAAAACCACTCTGGCACCACCACCATGTCCACATTGGAATGCTGTCATGAAGATATGTGCAATTACAGAGGACTACATGATGTTTTGTCTCCTTCCAGGGGCGATGCTTCAG GACAAGGGAGCAGATATCAACACGACAGCAGTAGGAATCTTATCACCAAGGTGCAAGAATTGACTTCTTCAAAAGAGTTATGGTTCAGGGCAGCTGTAATTGCTGTTCCAATAGCTGGTGGGCTAATCTTGGTGCTCCTTATCATGCTGGCCTTAAGGATGCTCAGGAGTGAAAACAAGAGACTGCAGGATCAGCGACAGCAAATGCTCTCTCGTTTGCACTACAGTTTTCACGGACATCATTCGAAAAAAGGGCAGGTGGCAAAATTGGACTTGGAATGCATGGTGCCTGTGACTGGTCACGAGAACTGCTGCATGACCTGTGATAAAATGAGACATTCAGACCTCAGCAATGATAAAATTCTTTCACTAGTCCACTGGGGAATGTACAGCGGACATGGGAAGCTGGAATTTGTATGa